In Tenacibaculum sp. 190524A02b, the genomic stretch TTATATGGAAAATCGTTGATTTCTTTATTGGCCTTAAAAGACTTGGTTGGAGAAGAAAAAATGAATCAAGCCATTAAAAATGTAGTAGATAGGTTTAAAGATCTAGATGAGCCTCAAGTCTTATCTATTGATTTGTTAAATGAATTTTATCAAATCACACCGAAAGAGTACCATCATTTAATAGATGATTGGTTTCAAAAAATCATCCGTTATGATTTAAAGATTAGCTCTTCTAAAACAGAAAAACTAGCAGATACTTCCTATCAAACTACGTTAAATGTTAGCGTCAAACGTTTTGAAATATTTTCGGATAGTAGTGAGGAAGAAACTACGATAAATGAGCCTATTTCTATTGGATTTTTTGATAAACAGGTGCAATCGGCTAATAAAAAAGAGATATTATATCTACAAAGTCATCATATAAATTCGAATGAAACTGAGATTATTCTAAAGACATCTAAAAAGCCAAAATTCATAGTCATAGATCCGTATGGATATCGACCGGAAAAAGATAAGGTGGATAATGTAATAGTTGTTAATTAATAAATACTTAAGTTAACTATAATGCGAAAAAATATTAGAAAATCTTTGTAGAAATAATAGTCGAAAAAACAAATAGTTTAGCTTTTTATTGAGCTAAACTATTAACTTATATGGTAAAGAGAATAAGTATTTAAACCTAAAGAGGCACTTGAGTATAGTAAACTAGAAAAAAAATTAACGATAGTATGATATATCACATCTCCTCTATTTAACATAATATTAATTATAGTACAATTATACAGTGATTTCTGTATAACCGTTTTTCAGGCTATTTAGCATAATATCAGATATAACGTCTTTAGACTTATATCGGCAGATATTATGTTAAAAGAAATCGACTTTAGGGAGATTCATGAATTCCTTTAAAAAACAATTAGAATAGCGTGAACTAAATTACGCCTCATTAACTACTTTGTTTATTTGATAACTATAATTCTCTATTATGTTAAGTGTTTTTGGCTTTCGTTTAAATTGAATATTCTGTACTAGGATTCATAATTTTTCAAATACGCGATTCTCACGGATTAAGATTTTAGATTTATAAGGAAAGTCATTTGTAGCTATAATGTAGCTATAATTTGCCATATTGCAATTTATTTATAACACAATTATCCATCGTTTGAAATTTAAAAAAATCAATCATGTAAAAAACTTATTCCTTTTTCTTCTTTTTTGCTTTCTTCATGGAAACTTTAAAATCATCCACAGTTCCATGTAATTTTAAATTTAAGTATTTTACTTTCTTATTAGGATCGAGTTCTATAATTTCATCCTCTTCTTCTTTATTTCCACTATTTTTTTTACTACTAAATAATTTATACCAAACAGCTTTTCTAACGGTTTTCCATGGAATTCTTAAGTAATATTCAATATTATTATTCAAATCTTGTGTCCCAGATAATTCCATATGTCCTAATGTAGATTCAATCGTCATATTAGGAATCGTTATGCGTCCGTTATGTATATCAATATGATTTTGAATGGTATCAAACTTGATATTGTTCAAGTTTTTATCTCCCATATAACTAGACAACAATTTCATAGGTTCATAATTCTGTAATTTACCGTTAAAAACTTTTACATCCATGTGAACTTCTGATTGATCTAGATCTGGGACTAAATCAGGATAAATTCTAATTTTTCCAGTTATGTTAGAAGAAACATGTCCTTTTAAATTATCAGAAACCAAATGATCTTGTCCAAAATTTTCAAACTTAAATAAGAACTTATCCAAATCAATTTTAGTGGTTTTTATATTAGGTTTCAGGTAAATTTTCTTCGGATTACTACCGTTAAAATAACCAGACATATTAAAATTACCACCAGCGGCATTCATATGTAAGGTATCTACATGAATATAATGATTCTGAGTTGTCCGTAATTTTGCTTTTATATCTTGTAAATGAATTCGTTGATACATAAAATAATCTACATCTACATCAAATTTCATATCCGTAAATGGTAGCTCATACAAGTTAAAAGCATCTGCGTGTGCTGGAACATCCGCAGTTTTTGATTTTACCGTTATGGTTGCCTTTTCAGTTGGTTTATCAGGAGGAAATAGTTGGTCATAATCAATATAATTTGCTCTGAAACTGAGGTGATTGTCTCGTTTTTTAATCGCTTCATCATCTCCTAAATAATAGTTCAAGCCAATATTAAAAGAAGTTCTTCCTATTTTACCTATAAAATCTTTCACTACAAGATGATCATCTTCATAATGAAAATCACCTGTAAAGTGTTCAAATCGTAATGGATGTACATGCATTTTGGTATTCAGCTTGTCCAATTCTAAATCTATAGAGTGTAATGCTGATGCTTTATAATGCATACTAGAATTCACATGCAATTCCAGTTTTTCAAATTCTTCATGTCTATATTCTTCAGGAACATAATTTTCACCTTGATACGAGAAAATGTCTTCCAAACGCAATAAGTCTGAAGTTAAGGTAATATCTAAATCTACATCACCATTCAATTCTTTTTGCATCCAAAAACCATAATTATGCACCAATCCGTTAAAATGAAAATCAGAATCATCAATAAAACCTGTAAAATCTTTGATTTTAAGATCTTCATCATCGATTAATACATCTACATGAAAATCGTGTAATTTATGTGGATAATGCTTTAATTTCGCGTTAAGACTGTCTACAAAAAACTCTCCTTTCGGCAAATATTTATTTTCGGTAAAGGCCTTTGCTGAGGATTTAAATGAAAATCCAGCAGTTAAATCTTTAATTTGCTCATCTATACCTGTTTTTATACTATCAGTCGTAGAAAATTGTGTAAGTTCGGCAATATCTAATAGGTTCGATTTGATATCTAAATGCGTAACGACGAGTGTATCTGTATGATGTACAATAGCAGGTAGATCTGACAAATACCCTGTTATTGAAATATCAGAATTTCCTAAAAGCATATCAAATTGATTAATTGTCGCTTTTTTCCCATTCATTTCTATATGTGCATTCAGTTTTTTTAATGGCGCAGGAAGATCTTTGGAAGATAAACTGAGGCTATCAATTTTTAACTCACTATAATACGCCTGATTCAATTTGCTGAGTGCTTGTTCTGGATTATCAATATCTACAATATCATGAAAATTCATTTTTAAGGAAACATTTCCTGATGCAATATCTACTTCACTTAAATTTAAAAAATCAGTTACAAATTCAAGATTAAAATCTGCATTTAATCGCATATCTATTTCTGGTTGATCAAAATTATTGATCACGACATTTCCTAGAATTTTTCCTTTCCCAAGTTTGGCAGTCATATCTTCCAGCGAAAATGTTGTGGTACGAGAACTTCGTTCCTTACCATTTGTAAAATGCCCTTTAAAACCAATATTTTTGACTCGCTTACCTTTGTTGGTATTTTCTAAAAAAGCTTCACTTACACCAAAATTTACATCAAAAAAAGGTACTTGTTGATTCAATGTAGGGCCTTGAACTACTGCATTAAAATAAATTTTCCCTGCATTTTTATAACGTTCTAAAACAGGAATGAGATCCTCTGGAGCAAAGGCTATTAGCATATCAAAATTTGGCTTCGCTCCTTTTATTATAAGATCAAGATCAAAATCATTTTTGGTATCTATTTTTCCTTCTAACTCAAAATCACCATGCTCCATAGTAACTCCAGAAGGTTCAATAGTAAGCAATCCAGTATCTTTATTCAAACTAACATCCGTATGAACATCAAAGTGTTTGTGTTTTACATACGTAGTATCGCCATTACTAATTAAATTCATTTCAAACTTAGTATCTATATGTCCTGAAATTACTTCATTATCAATATTGAAACCACCATCTGCCTCATAAATAAATGTTTCTAAGTCTGTATTTTGACCTTCATCTTTTTTATGAATATCTAAATTGTGTAATTTAATTTTTTGAAGTTTAAAATCTATGGGTTCTTCACTTTCTGTTTCATCAAATGGCTTTAATGCATTTAAAAGATTTAGACTTTTATCTTCATGAATTACAATATCAAAAAAACCTTCTTCTACAATTAAGGATTTAATGGTGTAATTTCCTTCTAAAATATCCCACAAATTAAATCCTACGTAGATATCTTTAACGTCCAGAATAACTGGTGAATTATCCTTTTTAGTTTCATTTATTTTTAGATCGTCTACTTTAAAAGAAATATTAGGAAAATTACTGAAGAGTGATAAATGAGTCTCTCCTATATCAATAAAACCTTTGTGTTTTTTATTAAGCTCAGCTATTTGATCTTTAATAATACTGTTTTGTTTGGTGTTGATATATAACACTGTAGCACTGAGAAAAAATAATGGTAAAAGTATTACACAAGCTATAAATCGTAACCAGAATTTTCTTTTTTTAAAGGCTTGTAGTTTCATAATACTTGTGGTTATTATAGCAGTATAAGCTTGTTAATAAATTACCTGTTGTGCACTTGGAGTAAAATTATGTCAATTCGAGTAATTTTTCGAAATAAAATGGAGAAAAATTGTATCGAGAATAAGAATTTTAGTTCTGAATTAGTTCTCGATACGCTTTTTGTAGCTTCGCTAGCTACCTTCAATCAAAATATATTTTGATTTTGCTAATTTCAAATACTCTAAATTCTTTCCTTTTTTATGATAAAAGGTATTAATGAATACATAAACAGCTATTTTTTAATGATAACAAGACACTTTTTCCTTTATCATTTTATAGCATACGTTTATCATTCTTTTTTTTAAGCGGTGAATAATTGTAAGAGTTTTGAATTAAACTTTAAAACAATATAATATGAAAACCATACAACATTTAGCAATCGCAATTTTATTACTTATTCAAAGTGTGTCATTTGCTCAAGAAAACAAACTAGATATTATTAAACAAAAATTTGATCCTTTGTTAAAAGAACAAAATAAAGGGATTGCTGTTCTTGTTAAAAAAAATAACCAAATAAAAACAGTAAGTCTAGGTAATTTTAATTTAAATGAAAATCACGTTTTTAATATTGGTAGCGCCACCAAAACCTTTACCGCTATTCTGTTTCTTCAAGAACTAGAAAAAGGAAATTTAAAACTTACCGATAGTATAGGAGCCTACCTACCTCCTATTACTAATGTAGATAGCTCAATAACTATTGAAGCCTTATTAACGCATGAAAGTGGTTTAGATGAAGTTATTGGTAAAAATTTACAAGAAATTTTTTACGGGAAAAAGGATTCTTTATACACTGATAATTTATTAAATCAGATTGAAAAAAATAATCCAGATATGATTGGTAAATTTGATTATTGTAATACTAATTATTTTCTGTTAGGTAAAATTATTGAAAAAGTTACCGATCAAAGTTATTTTGACTTGCTTAGAGAACGCATTATCATTCCTTTAAAAATGAATAATACTTACCCTTATGTGCATAGAAATTTACCAAACTTAGCGACGCCTTATGATAATAATAAAGATGTAACAGCTTATTTAGACTATCGTTACTTTGCAAACATTGCTTATGCAGCAGGTAGTATTGCTTCTACATTGGCTGATATGGAAGTATTTTTTAGCTCTCTTTTTGAAACGGAAATACTTCTAAAAAAAGAGACTCTAAAATTAATGTTAGAATCTGGTAATAAAATATACGGTTTAGGGATATTTAAAGAAAATTACAAAGGAGAAAAAATATATGAACATGGCGGAAACAATATAGGCTACTCTTTTATAAATGCATACAACCCAAAAACTAAGAATTTATTTTTATCATTTACAAACTCTCATAGAATGCCTTTAGGAAAATCATTAAAAAATGATTTGTTCTCCTATTTAAACAATGAAGCTATTGAAAAATTTAATAGCATTAATATAGCTGACTTTAAAGATATAACGGGTAAATATTTATTGAAAGAAGCAAACTTAATTTTTGAAATTACACAAGAAAAAGACAAGTTATTTTTAATAGCCAAAGCTCAAGGAATAAAAAGTGAATTAATTCAAAAAAATAAAACAACCCTTTATGATACTTCAGTTGGAGCCACTTTAACTAAAATTGAAGGAACTAATGATCGTTTAACATTCAACCAAAATGGTTTTACTACTACTATTAGTAAAGTAACATCAGAAAACTAATAAATTGATAATGAACTACCCCGATGCAAAACATCGGGGAGTTAAACGTTTGGATATTATCCTTTCTATATAATTGGGAACCTTATTTAATTAAAAAACGGTATAATTTTTCATAACTGACATATTTATTAAAGTTTCTAAATGCGTAATGAGTTATGTATAATCAATTTTAATATTCTAATTTAGCAACACAATTATAACCGCTATGTTTGTATATTTACGTTATGAATGTAAGACTATCTAAAGAACAAAAAATTGCAATTAAGATGTAACGGTTCTGTAGATATAACTTTAGAAGTAAAATCCCATACTAGTCCAGCATATCGAGCTTTTAAGACTGGATTAGTTACTTGATTGGTTCTTTTTTCCTAATATATTTTTCATCCTTTATTTCATTTATAGGTACAATAGTTTCAGTATTTTTAACATGTGGTAAATATTTGATTATACTTCTTAGAAAAACAACAAACATGTCATTTTGAATGCTTTTTAGGTACGAAAAAGTGTGTCGAAAACTATTTTACAATTAAGATGTTACTCCTCGATAAAAAATCATTTTCCATTACATTGCAAATAATTTCGCTCGAAGCAACAGTTACGTATTATTGAAAACTGTACAATGCCAATTAGAAAAAGTG encodes the following:
- a CDS encoding serine hydrolase, coding for MKTIQHLAIAILLLIQSVSFAQENKLDIIKQKFDPLLKEQNKGIAVLVKKNNQIKTVSLGNFNLNENHVFNIGSATKTFTAILFLQELEKGNLKLTDSIGAYLPPITNVDSSITIEALLTHESGLDEVIGKNLQEIFYGKKDSLYTDNLLNQIEKNNPDMIGKFDYCNTNYFLLGKIIEKVTDQSYFDLLRERIIIPLKMNNTYPYVHRNLPNLATPYDNNKDVTAYLDYRYFANIAYAAGSIASTLADMEVFFSSLFETEILLKKETLKLMLESGNKIYGLGIFKENYKGEKIYEHGGNNIGYSFINAYNPKTKNLFLSFTNSHRMPLGKSLKNDLFSYLNNEAIEKFNSINIADFKDITGKYLLKEANLIFEITQEKDKLFLIAKAQGIKSELIQKNKTTLYDTSVGATLTKIEGTNDRLTFNQNGFTTTISKVTSEN
- a CDS encoding AsmA-like C-terminal region-containing protein, with product MKLQAFKKRKFWLRFIACVILLPLFFLSATVLYINTKQNSIIKDQIAELNKKHKGFIDIGETHLSLFSNFPNISFKVDDLKINETKKDNSPVILDVKDIYVGFNLWDILEGNYTIKSLIVEEGFFDIVIHEDKSLNLLNALKPFDETESEEPIDFKLQKIKLHNLDIHKKDEGQNTDLETFIYEADGGFNIDNEVISGHIDTKFEMNLISNGDTTYVKHKHFDVHTDVSLNKDTGLLTIEPSGVTMEHGDFELEGKIDTKNDFDLDLIIKGAKPNFDMLIAFAPEDLIPVLERYKNAGKIYFNAVVQGPTLNQQVPFFDVNFGVSEAFLENTNKGKRVKNIGFKGHFTNGKERSSRTTTFSLEDMTAKLGKGKILGNVVINNFDQPEIDMRLNADFNLEFVTDFLNLSEVDIASGNVSLKMNFHDIVDIDNPEQALSKLNQAYYSELKIDSLSLSSKDLPAPLKKLNAHIEMNGKKATINQFDMLLGNSDISITGYLSDLPAIVHHTDTLVVTHLDIKSNLLDIAELTQFSTTDSIKTGIDEQIKDLTAGFSFKSSAKAFTENKYLPKGEFFVDSLNAKLKHYPHKLHDFHVDVLIDDEDLKIKDFTGFIDDSDFHFNGLVHNYGFWMQKELNGDVDLDITLTSDLLRLEDIFSYQGENYVPEEYRHEEFEKLELHVNSSMHYKASALHSIDLELDKLNTKMHVHPLRFEHFTGDFHYEDDHLVVKDFIGKIGRTSFNIGLNYYLGDDEAIKKRDNHLSFRANYIDYDQLFPPDKPTEKATITVKSKTADVPAHADAFNLYELPFTDMKFDVDVDYFMYQRIHLQDIKAKLRTTQNHYIHVDTLHMNAAGGNFNMSGYFNGSNPKKIYLKPNIKTTKIDLDKFLFKFENFGQDHLVSDNLKGHVSSNITGKIRIYPDLVPDLDQSEVHMDVKVFNGKLQNYEPMKLLSSYMGDKNLNNIKFDTIQNHIDIHNGRITIPNMTIESTLGHMELSGTQDLNNNIEYYLRIPWKTVRKAVWYKLFSSKKNSGNKEEEDEIIELDPNKKVKYLNLKLHGTVDDFKVSMKKAKKKKKE